In Coriobacteriia bacterium, the following are encoded in one genomic region:
- a CDS encoding histidine--tRNA ligase gives MRTCIPSHTKEHDVADKYTAPKGTVDLLGANARAWEYLTDTANSVFSRYGYEPIYTPIFENTEVFSRGIGEAADVVNKEMYTFDDKGGRSLTLRPENTASVVRAAINASLTANGQSAKLYYGGPMFRYERPQKGRQRQFYQIGAEALGLTEPAADAEMIIMLWHYFIELGVPAASMRLLVNSMGDAACRPAYRDKVAAFIRAHGTELCEECNKRADTNPFRAFDCKNPSCRQVFTSAPKFKDELCGDCSDHYAQVLALLDGAHVPYVEDFTLVRGLDYYTGTVFEIQVDNGLGSQNAIGGGGRYDGLFESLGGKPTPGIGFALGFERTFLVLQAAGVTFDSGPSIDVYVATADDAFRSEAFELTSRLRRLGFGALVDVAHKSLKAQFKQADHAGARFVLIFAPDEQADGMVRLRNMATKEEKLITTDQVAAEIKGQTC, from the coding sequence ATGAGAACTTGCATTCCCTCTCACACTAAGGAGCACGATGTGGCTGACAAGTATACAGCCCCCAAAGGAACAGTCGACTTGCTCGGCGCCAATGCGCGGGCATGGGAGTATCTCACCGATACGGCGAATTCGGTTTTCAGTCGTTACGGCTATGAGCCGATATACACGCCTATTTTCGAGAATACCGAAGTCTTCTCGCGCGGAATCGGCGAGGCGGCCGATGTCGTCAACAAGGAAATGTATACATTCGACGATAAGGGCGGTCGTTCGCTCACGCTGCGTCCTGAGAATACCGCCAGTGTCGTGCGCGCTGCCATAAACGCTTCCCTAACGGCGAACGGACAGTCGGCTAAACTCTACTACGGCGGCCCGATGTTTCGTTACGAACGTCCGCAAAAAGGGCGCCAACGACAGTTCTATCAAATCGGTGCCGAGGCACTCGGGTTGACCGAGCCTGCGGCCGATGCCGAAATGATCATCATGCTGTGGCATTATTTCATCGAATTGGGTGTTCCGGCCGCGTCGATGCGCCTTCTCGTGAACTCGATGGGCGATGCTGCATGTCGACCCGCGTATCGCGATAAAGTCGCCGCGTTCATACGTGCTCACGGTACGGAGTTGTGCGAAGAATGCAACAAGCGCGCCGACACCAATCCGTTTCGGGCGTTCGACTGCAAAAATCCGTCGTGTCGACAGGTATTCACCTCGGCGCCGAAGTTCAAAGACGAACTGTGCGGCGACTGCTCAGATCACTATGCGCAGGTGCTTGCACTTCTCGACGGCGCGCACGTCCCCTATGTCGAAGACTTCACCCTCGTTCGCGGTTTGGACTACTATACGGGCACCGTATTCGAAATTCAGGTCGATAACGGGCTCGGGTCTCAAAATGCCATCGGAGGAGGCGGCCGCTACGACGGACTCTTCGAGTCGCTCGGCGGCAAGCCGACACCGGGAATCGGGTTTGCTCTCGGCTTCGAGAGGACCTTTCTCGTCCTTCAAGCAGCCGGCGTTACTTTCGATTCCGGTCCTTCGATAGATGTCTATGTCGCAACTGCGGATGACGCGTTCAGGTCAGAGGCGTTCGAGTTGACGAGTCGGTTGCGTCGTCTCGGGTTCGGCGCGCTTGTGGATGTGGCGCATAAGTCTCTGAAAGCACAGTTCAAGCAAGCCGACCACGCAGGCGCCCGCTTCGTGCTTATTTTTGCGCCGGATGAACAGGCCGACGGCATGGTCCGATTGCGCAATATGGCCACAAAAGAAGAAAAGCTCATAACGACGGATCAGGTTGCCGCAGAGATTAAAGGGCAAACCTGCTAA
- a CDS encoding L,D-transpeptidase/peptidoglycan binding protein, with protein MTQDINEDTTVETIPVKTADATEKAEAAEVSAPSDDDTKIASYLDDIKQTETSGSPFADLDEDESKKKHTGLKVVISLVLAILLVADSFVGWFYFNDKAHASIVPNGVTLAGRDSLGSMDENAVNSAITSKADELLKTPVVVSLDASRTQETELGAFVSINTGKMVAEAIGIRSNATLEERLRLDVLKTSIDHDIGIDYTVDEKAVTKYVTKLAETYNQKKISSAIIQKNGKIVIPESKNGLEVDTDVTKASIVAAITSAFEQGTFPASLSATIAGGSTSPKTTAASLSDTPAIVVTLSKRQVALYNGEKLIKTYNCAIGQPGHKTPVGNWEIVLKRTNPIWRNPGSEWAKDMPATIGPSANSPLGLRALNLNVSGIRIHGTVDINSIGTAASHGCMRIRNADIIDLFDRVNIGTKVFIIP; from the coding sequence ATGACGCAAGATATAAATGAGGATACCACTGTAGAGACAATACCCGTCAAGACCGCGGATGCTACCGAGAAGGCAGAAGCTGCCGAGGTCTCCGCACCGTCTGATGATGACACAAAAATAGCCTCCTATCTCGATGACATAAAACAGACCGAAACAAGTGGCTCGCCCTTTGCCGATTTAGACGAAGACGAGTCGAAGAAAAAGCACACGGGGCTCAAGGTCGTCATATCCCTCGTTCTCGCGATTCTCCTGGTTGCGGATAGCTTCGTCGGATGGTTTTATTTCAACGATAAGGCACATGCCAGCATCGTCCCAAATGGCGTGACGTTGGCTGGGCGGGATTCTTTGGGCTCGATGGATGAGAATGCCGTGAACTCCGCCATCACCTCGAAGGCGGACGAGCTCCTCAAAACCCCTGTGGTGGTCTCGCTCGATGCTTCACGAACCCAGGAAACCGAGCTGGGCGCCTTCGTCTCGATAAATACCGGCAAAATGGTCGCTGAGGCCATTGGCATTCGATCGAATGCGACCCTAGAGGAACGACTTCGACTCGATGTCCTCAAGACCTCGATCGATCACGATATAGGTATCGACTACACCGTCGACGAGAAGGCCGTGACGAAATATGTGACGAAACTCGCCGAAACATACAATCAGAAAAAGATTTCGTCGGCGATTATACAAAAGAACGGCAAGATCGTCATACCGGAGAGTAAAAACGGATTAGAAGTCGATACCGATGTCACAAAGGCGAGTATCGTCGCAGCGATAACATCGGCGTTCGAGCAAGGCACTTTTCCCGCGAGCTTGTCCGCCACAATTGCAGGTGGCTCCACCAGTCCGAAAACAACCGCCGCAAGCTTGTCAGACACCCCGGCTATCGTCGTCACTCTCTCCAAGCGTCAAGTCGCCCTCTACAACGGGGAAAAACTGATAAAAACCTACAACTGCGCCATCGGTCAACCCGGACACAAAACACCGGTCGGAAACTGGGAAATCGTTCTAAAGCGCACGAACCCCATTTGGAGAAATCCGGGAAGCGAGTGGGCGAAGGATATGCCTGCCACCATAGGGCCGTCGGCGAATTCGCCTCTGGGCCTCAGAGCGCTCAACCTCAACGTCTCCGGAATTCGTATCCACGGAACGGTAGACATCAATTCAATCGGGACCGCCGCAAGCCACGGTTGCATGAGAATACGCAACGCCGATATCATCGATTTATTCGACAGGGTAAACATCGGAACGAAAGTCTTTATCATTCCCTAG
- a CDS encoding aminoacetone oxidase family FAD-binding enzyme yields MAPSGHSENDSFDIAIIGGGPAGLFAGISAMEENSAARVVIFEHKSKVARKLLITGGGQCNLTNTLPMNRFVSHYGDASSTVRRVLYGFNNVALAEWFCAHGLKLVTRSDGKVFPHSFKSVDVLETLVKTFQKAGGSIKCRSEVGSVDYDDEANFCIVAGGETYRSGRLIVATGGITYPQTGSDGSAEKLFSGLFRRKNIETVPFESALTPLYPRDYAFDALAGVSLDAVEIHSSDTKNAVISSGGLLFRSDSLSGPAVLDASRYLSKGDRFEVNLVKSTAKSIDSFCEKFEQVARSSTKKTFTEVVHFASLPKRLVECLLKGWPGEEGITKSLARDLSKAEIRLLAGRLMRCPFVVETKGGANQGMVSSGGVPLSALDMKTMRASAIPGLYFCGEIVDVIGDTGGFNLQWAFSSARLAGKSAATSLGNDKDFRSDVYPVE; encoded by the coding sequence ATGGCGCCATCGGGACATAGCGAGAATGATTCTTTCGACATCGCCATCATAGGCGGCGGACCCGCGGGGCTTTTCGCGGGCATTTCCGCAATGGAGGAAAATTCTGCTGCACGAGTTGTCATATTCGAGCATAAATCGAAGGTTGCGCGGAAACTGCTGATAACCGGGGGTGGACAATGCAACCTCACCAACACACTTCCGATGAACCGGTTCGTGTCTCACTACGGTGATGCATCCTCAACGGTTCGCCGGGTACTTTACGGCTTCAACAACGTGGCGTTGGCGGAATGGTTCTGCGCGCACGGCTTGAAACTCGTGACACGCTCAGACGGCAAAGTTTTTCCTCATTCGTTCAAATCGGTCGATGTACTCGAAACGCTTGTGAAGACTTTTCAGAAAGCGGGTGGCTCCATCAAATGTCGGAGCGAGGTAGGTTCGGTTGACTACGACGATGAAGCGAATTTTTGCATAGTCGCAGGCGGAGAGACCTATCGTAGCGGACGGTTGATCGTGGCGACAGGTGGCATCACGTATCCTCAAACGGGATCCGACGGCTCGGCGGAGAAGCTTTTTTCGGGGCTATTTCGAAGAAAGAACATCGAGACGGTGCCATTCGAGTCGGCGCTCACTCCTCTCTATCCACGTGACTACGCATTCGACGCGCTTGCCGGCGTTTCGCTCGATGCTGTCGAAATTCACTCATCCGACACAAAAAACGCCGTGATTTCGAGCGGTGGGTTGTTGTTTCGATCCGATTCGCTCAGCGGTCCAGCGGTTTTGGATGCCTCTCGGTATCTATCGAAAGGTGACCGATTCGAAGTGAATTTGGTGAAAAGTACCGCGAAAAGTATTGATTCTTTTTGCGAGAAGTTTGAGCAGGTGGCGCGCTCGAGCACGAAAAAAACGTTTACCGAAGTCGTTCATTTCGCAAGTCTTCCCAAGCGTCTCGTGGAGTGTTTGCTCAAAGGATGGCCGGGGGAGGAAGGCATCACAAAATCTTTAGCTCGCGATCTCTCCAAGGCCGAAATTCGACTCCTTGCCGGGCGACTCATGCGTTGTCCTTTCGTCGTTGAGACGAAAGGGGGCGCAAACCAAGGTATGGTGAGCTCGGGGGGAGTTCCACTGAGTGCACTTGATATGAAAACGATGAGGGCATCAGCGATTCCCGGGCTTTACTTTTGCGGAGAAATCGTCGACGTTATCGGAGATACGGGCGGGTTCAACTTGCAGTGGGCGTTTTCAAGCGCGCGGCTTGCCGGAAAAAGTGCGGCGACAAGTCTAGGGAATGATAAAGACTTTCGTTCCGATGTTTACCCTGTCGAATAA
- a CDS encoding MBL fold metallo-hydrolase — MRIDRVVVGHLSANCWVVSNRAGDVAIIDPGDDTDAICAKIGSLGFENPHVGAVILTHGHFDHVGSADEVADDCGAFTYISATEAKFIAGEIGTGGHEFGLDTPVPLIDFRVEDGDEIEVGALKFKVILTPGHSPGSMCLLIHDDELEIDHLFSGDTVFAGSIGRTDFPGGDENAMTASLEKLSDTLADTTRIYPGHGTTSTVLDEQIANSFWP; from the coding sequence ATGAGAATAGACAGAGTCGTTGTCGGTCATCTCTCGGCAAACTGCTGGGTGGTGTCAAACCGGGCGGGGGACGTGGCAATCATCGATCCTGGTGACGACACCGACGCAATTTGTGCAAAGATCGGTTCACTCGGCTTTGAAAACCCCCATGTCGGGGCGGTTATTTTAACCCACGGGCATTTCGATCACGTCGGATCGGCCGATGAGGTTGCAGACGATTGTGGAGCGTTCACTTACATTTCGGCTACCGAAGCAAAGTTCATTGCCGGTGAAATCGGCACGGGAGGACATGAATTCGGGCTCGATACGCCGGTACCTTTGATTGATTTCAGGGTCGAGGATGGCGACGAAATCGAAGTGGGTGCCTTGAAATTCAAGGTTATTTTGACCCCGGGGCATTCTCCCGGCAGTATGTGCCTGCTGATTCACGATGATGAACTCGAAATAGATCATCTCTTTTCGGGCGACACGGTTTTCGCCGGTTCAATCGGACGCACTGATTTTCCCGGCGGCGATGAAAACGCCATGACGGCATCGCTTGAGAAATTATCCGATACTCTTGCCGATACCACGCGTATTTATCCCGGGCACGGGACGACTTCGACGGTGCTCGATGAGCAAATCGCCAACTCGTTTTGGCCCTAG
- a CDS encoding bifunctional (p)ppGpp synthetase/guanosine-3',5'-bis(diphosphate) 3'-pyrophosphohydrolase, translating into MNAIYGQLEERVRENNPAADIDLLRRTYEFAENAHKGQKRKSGEPFITHPLNTALILADLHMDMVTVQAAMLHDTVEDSPDVSLADVTREFGEEVASLVDGVTKLGRIDFATHSEQQSESMRKMLIAMARDIRVILVKLADRLHNMRTLSALPPERQLVKARETMDIFAPLAHRLGISQIKWELEDLAFSYLDPVKYEQVSRMVRESRDQREAYAAQVMKEIQSELGSVHIEAEIAGRPKHLYSIYQKMINKGKDFSEIYDLIALRIIVDSVKDVYGALGTVHSLYKPMPGRFKDYVAMPKFNMYQSLHTTVIGPSGRPLEIQIRTEEMHRMAEYGVAAHWRYKEGNHQPDQSFDERLAWLRQMLDWQTDLKDPKEFMDALRVDLFEEEVFVFTPKGDVRSLKRGATPLDLAFVIHTEIGYHCVGAKVNGQIVPLASELQMGDRVEILTNKNARPSRDWLNIVRTSSAKSKIKSYLAKTTREDDLQRGHDELLKSLRKHGLGLANKQIERTLDALAEEMNFAGYKDLIIQIGAGKLSAKLIATRVLKNMTKEGLIDESEVASQQDKQPLTPDIAMAPPRHAHRPRPSDGVVVKGIDHVLVRLAKCCNPVPGDEIIGFVTRGRGVSVHRANCPNAANLISSAERLIDVFWDAEAKTTYHVEVFVQAVDRLRLLQDVTMHIAESGVNILSSATTCHKDGIVDMRFLFEIGEMSRLDILVNDLRGVDGVFEARRSMPGEKTSKKK; encoded by the coding sequence ATGAATGCCATTTACGGACAACTTGAAGAACGGGTACGAGAAAACAATCCTGCAGCGGATATCGATTTGTTGCGGCGTACTTACGAATTCGCAGAAAATGCTCACAAAGGGCAAAAGCGCAAAAGCGGTGAGCCGTTCATAACCCATCCTCTCAATACGGCGCTCATTCTCGCCGATCTCCACATGGATATGGTCACGGTTCAAGCTGCGATGCTTCATGATACGGTCGAAGATTCACCCGATGTATCGCTTGCCGATGTTACGCGCGAGTTCGGCGAGGAAGTGGCTTCTTTGGTCGACGGGGTTACGAAGTTGGGACGAATCGACTTCGCGACCCACTCGGAGCAACAAAGCGAATCCATGCGCAAGATGCTCATCGCCATGGCACGCGATATTCGAGTCATCCTCGTAAAGCTCGCCGATCGTCTTCACAATATGCGGACGCTCAGCGCGCTACCGCCTGAGAGACAACTGGTCAAAGCGCGTGAGACGATGGATATTTTCGCGCCGCTGGCTCACCGCCTCGGGATTTCACAGATTAAATGGGAGCTAGAAGATCTCGCTTTCTCCTATCTCGATCCCGTTAAATACGAGCAAGTTTCGCGTATGGTCAGAGAGAGCCGCGACCAACGCGAAGCATATGCCGCACAAGTGATGAAAGAGATTCAATCGGAACTCGGATCCGTTCATATCGAGGCCGAAATTGCCGGCCGTCCCAAGCATTTGTACAGCATTTATCAAAAAATGATCAACAAGGGCAAAGATTTCAGCGAAATCTATGATTTGATCGCCCTGCGAATAATCGTTGACTCGGTCAAGGACGTCTACGGTGCTTTGGGCACCGTGCACAGTTTATATAAACCGATGCCCGGACGTTTTAAAGATTATGTGGCTATGCCGAAGTTCAATATGTACCAGTCGCTCCATACGACGGTCATCGGACCATCGGGGCGTCCCCTGGAAATACAAATCCGTACCGAGGAAATGCACCGCATGGCAGAGTACGGTGTTGCGGCGCATTGGCGATATAAGGAAGGAAATCATCAACCGGACCAGTCGTTTGATGAACGACTTGCATGGTTGCGCCAGATGCTCGATTGGCAAACGGACTTAAAAGACCCCAAAGAGTTCATGGACGCGTTGCGCGTCGATTTATTCGAAGAGGAAGTATTCGTGTTCACCCCGAAAGGAGACGTTCGGTCGCTCAAGCGTGGCGCGACGCCCCTGGACTTGGCTTTCGTCATTCACACTGAAATCGGTTACCACTGCGTGGGCGCAAAGGTGAACGGGCAAATCGTGCCACTTGCCTCGGAGTTGCAGATGGGCGACCGAGTCGAGATACTCACCAACAAGAATGCGCGCCCTTCGCGCGACTGGCTCAATATCGTGCGAACAAGTTCTGCAAAATCCAAGATAAAGAGTTATTTGGCTAAAACAACGCGCGAAGACGATCTTCAGCGTGGGCATGATGAGCTTCTCAAATCGCTTCGCAAACACGGGCTCGGTTTAGCCAACAAACAAATCGAGCGCACGCTCGATGCGCTTGCCGAGGAGATGAACTTCGCCGGGTATAAGGATCTGATCATCCAAATCGGAGCAGGGAAACTTTCGGCAAAGCTGATTGCGACTCGCGTGCTGAAAAATATGACCAAAGAAGGACTGATCGATGAGAGCGAGGTCGCCTCTCAGCAAGACAAACAGCCTCTGACGCCGGATATTGCGATGGCACCTCCGCGCCACGCGCATCGTCCCCGACCGAGCGACGGAGTAGTCGTCAAGGGCATCGATCACGTGCTCGTGAGACTTGCGAAATGTTGCAATCCGGTTCCGGGTGATGAAATCATCGGATTCGTGACACGTGGTCGGGGCGTCTCCGTCCATCGCGCCAATTGCCCGAACGCAGCCAATCTCATCTCGAGTGCCGAGAGACTCATAGATGTCTTTTGGGATGCCGAGGCGAAGACGACCTACCACGTGGAAGTATTCGTGCAAGCTGTCGATAGGCTTCGTCTCTTGCAAGATGTGACGATGCATATCGCCGAATCGGGGGTCAATATATTGTCTTCGGCCACGACATGTCACAAAGACGGCATCGTTGACATGAGGTTCCTGTTTGAAATCGGAGAAATGTCGCGCCTCGATATTCTCGTGAATGATCTTCGTGGTGTCGACGGTGTCTTCGAGGCTCGGCGATCGATGCCGGGCGAAAAAACTTCGAAAAAGAAATGA
- the recJ gene encoding single-stranded-DNA-specific exonuclease RecJ yields the protein MEKVNKKVYGQKNVCARFNTPSVQGDVVSRLETELGISNLFARILAARGFTDSQAVERFTTPSLERDWKDPFALPGMDQVADRVVRAIDNGEHICIFGDYDLDGVSATATLERGLRIFGANVESVLPLRLEDGYGLSASAVDRIAKTGADLVITVDCGISAAPEVDLLLKKGIDVVVTDHHEPGDLIPQGIPVCDPKLDENYRADGGDLSGSGVALKLVQAVGGLVKLPCVWRGLVDLAALGTVADVMPLTGENRALVAAGVEKIRLDPNVGIAALCTVARSSYENMTAEKISFNLAPRLNAAGRVASPVDSLRLLMTDKPAEAAELAAILDEHNKARQFVEGEMSKAVFDLLEKSYRGEPAIVLAQEGWHDGVKGIVASRVAHTYNVPTILCSIEDGVAVGSARSVGTIDLFKALEACSGHLMRYGGHAGAAGLAVSLENIDDFRSALYSHLESLPDDAYDTVDTIDAVSGIDELSIAVAHELERLEPFGEANPRPTLMSHAVDIKNACVVGKDAKHLKFQASQNGSQVPAICFRCPEVSHVVQDVTCADVVYRFEIDYWQGRERIQLMVRNLVELHEVQRESDVPEREFLVELFDHAEETFVRKEYAGILDAAAFFTKLSGVTYEGRQEAIALLEIGDSLELKRDPLNEFDDNAIGVYSPRLARQIGFLNKDLAAQLAPAIDAGEKYEIELSDITGGREERQSLGVNVRLSRVDASVLEEEKNTYRISRRAEFETMPQDRLEECLRHHFIGENKLHSAQIESLRKLDAGRNVLTVMATGRGKSLIFHIHAAKIALLHHRASVFVYPLRALVADQAFHLEDAFLEFGLKVAVVTGESSESTRAQSFEELRCGELDIILTTPEFLSFHSDEFARANRVGFVVVDEAHHIAQARAGNRPAYARLGEAIASLSTTAPPVTLAVTATASDEVADQIAEVLDIHERVLDPTVRDNMVIADFRNCEHKESYLLDLAHRGEKMVVYVNSREESVKLARAIRKAVPELAWKTAFYNGGLKKAVRHEIERRFRTDEMLVCIATSAFGEGVNIPDIRHVVLYHMPFSDIEFNQMAGRAGRDGRKATIHLLFGDRDSRINESILSSLAPKRDALAAVYKTLKDTQDADGPAFNLTNADIAERAAQWIAKDKGRIDEQSVSTGLGVFRELGLVKTTGHSSARRIEVVPTDEKLDLNSSTRYSEGRDEIESFAQFKDWVTTAKDQELLERFNKPILPSK from the coding sequence ATGGAAAAAGTAAATAAAAAGGTATACGGGCAAAAGAACGTATGTGCTCGTTTCAATACTCCTTCAGTACAAGGTGACGTTGTAAGTCGTCTCGAAACCGAGCTCGGCATATCGAATCTCTTTGCCCGTATTCTCGCGGCGCGTGGATTCACCGACTCGCAGGCGGTCGAAAGATTCACCACACCTTCCTTGGAGCGTGACTGGAAAGACCCCTTCGCGCTTCCGGGCATGGATCAAGTCGCCGATCGAGTGGTGCGCGCCATCGACAACGGCGAACATATCTGTATATTCGGGGACTACGATCTCGACGGGGTCAGCGCCACCGCTACGCTTGAGCGCGGATTGAGGATTTTCGGTGCGAATGTCGAGTCGGTGTTGCCGCTTCGTCTCGAAGACGGCTATGGTTTGAGCGCATCGGCCGTCGATAGAATCGCTAAAACGGGGGCCGACCTCGTTATCACCGTGGACTGTGGCATTTCGGCGGCGCCCGAAGTCGATCTTTTGTTGAAAAAGGGAATCGATGTGGTCGTCACGGATCACCACGAACCGGGAGATTTGATTCCGCAGGGTATTCCCGTATGCGATCCGAAGCTCGATGAAAACTATAGAGCGGACGGAGGCGATCTTTCCGGCTCGGGGGTGGCGCTCAAGCTCGTGCAGGCGGTCGGCGGGCTCGTCAAGTTGCCGTGTGTTTGGCGGGGTCTCGTCGATCTTGCGGCACTCGGCACCGTTGCCGACGTCATGCCCTTGACCGGCGAGAACCGGGCACTGGTGGCTGCGGGAGTGGAAAAGATTCGGCTCGACCCGAATGTCGGCATTGCAGCGCTATGTACCGTCGCACGCTCTTCGTATGAAAACATGACCGCTGAAAAGATCAGCTTCAATCTCGCTCCGCGTCTCAACGCAGCCGGACGCGTGGCAAGTCCGGTCGATTCACTACGCCTGCTTATGACCGACAAACCGGCCGAAGCGGCTGAATTGGCCGCGATACTAGACGAGCACAATAAGGCCCGCCAATTTGTGGAAGGCGAAATGTCCAAGGCGGTTTTTGATCTTTTAGAAAAATCGTACCGGGGAGAGCCGGCAATCGTGCTCGCACAAGAGGGATGGCACGACGGAGTCAAAGGAATCGTCGCTTCAAGGGTCGCTCATACCTATAACGTCCCGACGATATTGTGCTCGATTGAGGACGGAGTCGCTGTGGGCTCGGCGCGTTCGGTCGGTACCATCGATCTGTTTAAAGCGCTGGAGGCGTGCAGCGGGCATCTCATGCGCTACGGGGGACATGCCGGAGCTGCGGGGCTGGCCGTATCGCTTGAGAACATCGACGATTTTCGCAGTGCGCTTTATTCGCACCTTGAGTCGTTACCCGACGATGCCTACGATACCGTCGATACCATCGATGCAGTTTCGGGAATCGATGAGTTGAGCATCGCGGTTGCGCACGAACTCGAGCGGCTCGAACCCTTCGGCGAGGCCAATCCTCGACCGACCTTGATGTCTCATGCGGTGGACATCAAAAATGCGTGCGTCGTGGGTAAAGATGCCAAACACTTGAAGTTTCAGGCGTCTCAAAACGGGAGTCAGGTCCCGGCGATATGCTTTCGCTGCCCGGAAGTCTCCCACGTCGTGCAAGACGTGACCTGTGCAGACGTCGTCTATCGGTTCGAAATCGATTATTGGCAGGGTCGTGAGCGTATTCAGCTGATGGTGCGAAACCTCGTTGAACTTCACGAGGTGCAGCGAGAATCGGATGTTCCCGAAAGGGAGTTTCTGGTGGAGTTGTTCGATCATGCCGAAGAGACGTTCGTCCGAAAAGAGTATGCCGGCATTCTCGACGCCGCCGCATTTTTCACGAAACTTTCCGGTGTCACCTATGAGGGACGACAAGAAGCAATCGCACTGCTTGAAATCGGTGATTCCCTCGAGCTCAAACGCGACCCCCTCAATGAGTTCGATGACAATGCGATAGGGGTGTACTCCCCGCGACTGGCTCGGCAAATCGGCTTTCTCAACAAAGATCTCGCAGCTCAACTCGCTCCGGCAATCGACGCGGGTGAAAAATATGAAATCGAGCTTTCAGACATCACCGGAGGTCGAGAGGAGAGGCAATCACTCGGTGTGAACGTGCGACTGTCGAGGGTGGACGCCTCGGTACTCGAAGAAGAAAAGAATACGTATCGCATCAGCCGCAGAGCCGAATTCGAAACGATGCCTCAAGATCGGCTTGAAGAATGTCTCAGACATCATTTCATCGGGGAGAACAAGCTTCACAGTGCGCAAATCGAATCTTTGCGTAAGCTCGATGCCGGTCGCAATGTTCTCACGGTCATGGCAACCGGGCGCGGAAAATCGCTCATATTCCATATACATGCCGCCAAAATCGCACTGCTTCATCACCGGGCAAGCGTCTTCGTGTATCCGCTTCGTGCTCTCGTGGCCGACCAGGCGTTTCACCTGGAGGATGCCTTCCTCGAGTTCGGATTGAAAGTCGCCGTCGTCACCGGCGAGAGTTCGGAGAGCACTCGGGCGCAGAGTTTTGAAGAGCTTCGCTGCGGAGAACTCGATATCATTTTGACGACGCCGGAGTTTCTCTCGTTTCACAGCGATGAATTCGCACGAGCGAACAGAGTCGGGTTCGTCGTCGTGGACGAAGCGCACCATATAGCGCAAGCTCGTGCCGGCAACAGACCGGCATACGCACGTCTCGGTGAAGCCATCGCATCGTTGAGCACAACCGCTCCTCCCGTGACGCTTGCGGTGACGGCGACGGCCTCCGATGAGGTTGCCGACCAGATTGCCGAAGTGCTCGATATTCATGAGCGTGTACTCGACCCCACTGTTCGCGACAATATGGTGATTGCCGATTTTCGCAACTGCGAGCATAAAGAATCCTATTTGCTCGATTTGGCTCATCGCGGCGAAAAAATGGTCGTGTATGTGAACTCTCGCGAAGAATCCGTCAAACTCGCGCGTGCCATTCGAAAGGCAGTTCCCGAACTCGCGTGGAAGACGGCGTTTTATAACGGGGGACTGAAAAAAGCGGTGCGGCACGAAATCGAACGACGCTTTCGAACCGATGAGATGCTCGTGTGTATAGCCACCTCCGCATTCGGAGAGGGCGTCAATATTCCCGACATCCGACATGTGGTTTTGTATCATATGCCATTCAGCGACATCGAATTCAACCAGATGGCGGGTCGTGCCGGTAGAGACGGACGAAAAGCGACGATTCATCTGCTGTTCGGTGACCGCGACAGCCGAATCAACGAATCGATACTGAGCTCACTTGCGCCGAAAAGGGATGCGTTGGCTGCGGTCTACAAAACACTCAAAGATACACAAGACGCAGACGGTCCCGCGTTCAACTTGACCAACGCCGACATCGCAGAACGCGCTGCGCAATGGATTGCAAAGGACAAGGGAAGAATCGACGAGCAATCCGTGTCGACCGGACTCGGTGTTTTTCGTGAACTCGGTCTTGTGAAGACGACAGGTCACTCTTCGGCGCGTAGAATTGAAGTCGTCCCAACCGATGAGAAACTCGATCTCAACTCAAGCACGCGCTACAGTGAGGGTCGAGATGAGATCGAAAGTTTCGCCCAATTCAAAGATTGGGTGACGACGGCAAAAGACCAAGAACTTCTCGAAAGATTCAATAAACCGATTCTGCCGAGCAAGTAG